Below is a window of Arabidopsis thaliana chromosome 2, partial sequence DNA.
AAGCATTTTTGCTACTGTTGTATCAGAATGAGCTGCACCAAAGATTCATCATTACTGTCAAACTAACTCTAAACTCAACCTATCACAATTTCAAGCTCAATAGAGTAAAGATGCAAACATGAATCAACTAATCATTGCATATCTTCATCATTCAGTTTCATGATAATCATAAACCTAAAGAAGTAGATAAATTTGACTTGACTTTGAATCAAAGTCTTAAGAAGTCATCATAAATCTTCAGATCTAAAAATTCTAACCAGCAGCATCACTATCGCTATGATTCAATCCTAATCCAAATCCAATCTCTACtctattcaaaatcaaaactcagaTTTACAGATCTCACTTCAAATTGAATAAATTCACTCAAAAATCGGAGATCGAAACACATACTGTTGAGCTCATCGAGCCAGCGACCGACGTTTTCGAAAGTGGAGCTACGAGTGATATCGTAGACGACGAGGGCTCCAACGGCGCCACGGTAATAAGCAGATGTAACGGCGCGGAAGCGTTCCTGACCGGCGGTATCCCAAATCTGAGCTTTGACCTCTTTGCCGTCGATGAGCATGCTCTGAGTCTGAAACTCGACGCCGATAGTGGCTTTGGAATTGGGATTGAACTCGTTACGGGCGTAGCGAGTGAGGAGATTGGATTTGCCGACGGCGGAATCACCGATGATAACAATCTTGAAGAGGTACTCTTCGCCTCTCTCGTCGTCGTCTGAcatttctccttcttcttcttctctgtaacGCCTTTGTTGGAGAAAGAGAgctttgtttggattttattagGTTGTTTGTGAGCGCAATTAATGAGTATTATTTTGCGCATGAAATTAATTCCATcataattaaccaaaattcatattatgatttatttctattttaatttattaattatgtatttttttataagaatcttttctaaattgaTGAAATAAACTTCTTCAAAGAgtacacattttttttgtgtgtgtgtgtaattTACAACTTCTAAAATAATTGGTAACCAAGTGGATTTTCCATATGagttttcaaaagaaaaaataaattggtcTGAGTACATTTATTTCCTTGAAATAATGAATTTGGTTCAATtaaggttttattttatatacatttgttGAAAACAACTATGATCCTCCTGATGTTTTTCTGAGATTTTTATTCAcagatcaaaattcaaaacgtAGGATTATATTCACACACACAAACGCGCATCTCTTTCAATCTCAAATAATGGGTTTTGCTCTAAGCTAAAATTAACCAACTTTGAGgaaaacaggaaaaaaaaaatcgattgatcgaattttaagttataataAAGGTCAAGACTTTCAGAGAGTAACAAAACCAGCCTTCATTAATCCATCATCACTTTCTTTAGACCTCCAAAATAACTCCTTTTTGCTATGTTTCTTTCTGTCTTAGAATTTGGTTCGTAAGTGATCTCCTTTTCTTCTATACTTTATTGCATCATACTTGGAACAATATCATTCATCATCGCTTCTTGCATGCCCCACAAGTACATCTCTCCATTCCCTTTTCCAGTGACTGCACATATATAAgagataattttaaaaaatcatattaatttcTCCATATGCATACTTAGCTTGAATAAGACATTGAGACCTAGACATGTGAATAAACGGGACATCAGAATCTAACCGATCAAACATGACGTAGACCAAGTGtatgataaatatatagtatataatgTATAACCATCTATTATGCATGATTCTTAACTTAGATTCTTAGAAGAGTCTACTGTTAACGACTTAACGTATTCTATTACGaaagtttttaacaaaatttaagatGCATGTATgatcagttttatttcaactgggtgaaaatgatataaatgAACATAACGAAAACATTTTCATGAGACCAACGCAAAAACCCTTTTGTTAAGAGATCATGAgaatgtaatattttaatttcacGTGCATGACATTTTGATATGTCATGAAATTTtctggaagaaaaaaaacacgtCCGAGTAAATGGTTGATCCATGGTTATGATCATATTGGACAATAACTAAccattatattaatataactattttctaaaatactaaaatttggCTTTAAGGTAACATTTTCCCAACATAGAAGGAATATGATCACCCTTTGCTTCAATTTGAGAAAATGTCACTTTTGCATATATAGATTCATTTTGTATCTAAGGACGCACCTCTACTTGGTGCTGAAGACCTTTGATATGCTCAACAGCCAAATCCAACATATCTGCGTAGCTCGTTTGCTGCCAaatttttcaaacttattaTAGATATGTAAAACCACACCAACATTacattaaaaacagaaataatatCACTTACCTTGTCCATATTAGGCACAAGTTCTTGTAGCTTCTTCAGCTTCCCGCTTATCCTCGTTCTTCTCTCCTATATACCACAAACACGCaaaccaaatcatatataaaacctaatttttactcttgttttctttggtttcaaatGAATTCACCTTTTAAGTTTGTATCTAGACTTATGCAATAGTAATCACCATAATAATAGAATAAACTAACCCTTTCAGCAATGCTGCGTGGGTGAGTCGCGAAGCCGCGCTTGGCTCTAGCCCTACAAGGCACCGAGTCCTCTGGGATGTTCATCAAGTTCTCCATTGTCGCCATTTCCAGAGTTGTTTGCGGCATGCTATACTAAAAGtcaaaaccatatatattgaGATGAAAATCAATGTATAACCACTCAATGAATATCATAACCAAACCAACATCAGTGAGAATGTTTACACAAAAATCATTTGGTAGCAAAGGGCTTgtgaaaaatatacataaattaatCATAACCCTTCTCTAAGCTATTTATATCTATTACACAACCACTCAACTCTGGCTTCTACACACAGAAATTTGGCTATTTGCACTTTATTGGCATTTATTTCAACTTGGAATTCTGTTGTGGATATGGAATTTAAATTGGGCTTGTAGAATTCATATTGTATATGACGCGCACTATATAATAACACTTGTTAGCATACAACTTGTGGAccatacatataattaaacacACAAATCATTTAATTGCCAAGGACTTGTGAAAAGTTATAAACCTTCTCCAAGCAGTTTATACACATGAACCTGTGACATAGACATTGCTGTTGGCAATATTTCAACATGGAATTCTATTGCTAACTTTATGGAAGTTAATTAAACtgatataaaatttcataCGATATGATAATATACTTTCTTAGTATCAAGTTGTCAACCTATTATAGATCAATCATAAACCTTCTCCAAGCCTATAGAAACTAATAATACACAAAACAACTAACATTGGGGATATTCACTCTTTTCTCCCTTTACCTAGAAGAATCCGAGATTTATTAACTTTgttgtataaaaaaataatctaaaagtATTGATACACATACATAAATAACCTCAAATTAAAGTTATAGAAAATACCTGAGTTTCTAAGGTGAAAAAGTCGGAGTTCTTGGACCGTTTTCCGGGTTGATCAATGGTGAAACTGATATGAGAAGACGAGTTGTCCCAATTGTTAGTACGATTATTTCCAAAACTCATACTACTTGATGCGACACCGTTTCTAGCCGCTGCAGCCGCTTCAACCTCCGAGATTCGCGGTAGAGAATTATGTTCTTGATGGCTACTACTCCCACTAGAGAATCTCAGCTCCGACTTCAACCTCGACGGCCCTTGctctcctcctccgccgtaGCCTCCGTTTGGCCGTCCTAGAGAAAAACCTGTTCCTTCTTCCATCAACAAATTTagattgaaagagaaagaaagaatgtaATGTAGGTTTATAACTTGTTATCTCAGTATTTTAATAACcagtttgattttaaaaatctttagtacaaaataagaagagaaTGGGTCGTCTTCGAAACTCGAGGACCCCTTCCTTTGTCTCTAGTCTCtctacttatatatattttaattatcgCCAATTTGGTAGAGAATAAGGATTCCTGAAAAAGAATCTTAGAAATATTCACCATTCGAATTCCAATTACTATCATATACTATACAAAGTAGTATGTATATAATAATGCAAGAGGGGGTAAAATTTCTTGGGGCTCGCACATGGATTACAGGGAATGTGAACCGGACATATGCAATGAACCGAAGATCAAATtgcacaaaaataatataaattattacttGCAACTAACACTATAGTAATAAAgcttattatatataatgacAAGTAGGCGtatccaaaaatcaaaatagtgACCATGATCAAGCCATGTCAGCAGGGGTAGGCCATCATGGCTGCTTTGtcagaagaaaaagagcaaGTGGGATGGATATATTATTTCCAAGTGGACtatacttttatttctttttgtaacgATTCGTTTTTTAACATATACTTTTGGCAAGTGTGTGTTTTATATTGcattattaaaataaacaacttGCCACTATTGGAAATACGTATTTGATTAttcatgcatgtatatatacgTGTGTACACATGTATACATATGACTAAGATCAACCATGGTTAATCTCTTCAGACATAAGCTGAAAGAGAAAGGTGTGTATAAGATCTAGAGATAGATTAAGTATTGACTAAAGCAAATAGATATATTTTGAGAACTACATGTGTATTAGGTTTTCAATTACGTGGTTGATACTTATTGgtctttaattaaaacaaaacaaaagtcgTATGGagggaaaccaaacaaattcCAACCTATAGACAAATTACTTAAGTCAtcgaaacaaaaccaagactACATGGTTTAGATTACAGTAAGTCAAAACTTACGTGCTACACCAATTTACTTGCCGACTTTATCGATGTAAAATAacatattcattttttaaaatgttttcgaATACTAATAtggaattttaattttgtttttttttctataccAAATTTGTCTAACTTATAggaaacatatatttattaaatgttgtaacaaattttttaatgtgcaaaaaaagttgaacacttaaaaaaaaaattcttgataTGTGTATAATTGTATAATATGTAAATTATGTCGACTAGATTCAGCACTAATTAAATCCAATTAATTAGGAGGAGAACTCTTTGGTGGGgtgaaaaaaaagttggaaaaataaagaaacgaAAAAGTTACCGTTGGGATCAGTGGGAAGATGTTGGTCGTAGAATCCAGCCGGAGAGCTTCTGTGTCGGAacaaagaagacgaagaagaagcgtTGGAATCGAATCCGATGGAAGATGGCTCGCCCGGTAAATAATGGCCGACGAGGTTGGGATTCTGCTGATGCTGCTGCTGCCGCTGCGGTGGCGGATGATGGTGGGTTTGAGGGCCAAGAGAGGAGAAATCACGGGTAGCTCCAGCGGCTGAGTCATATTGATTGGTGTCGGCATCGCCGCCGCCGTCATGAGCGGTGGACTTAGAGGAATTAGGAGGGTACATGAAAccggaaaagaaaaaccctaCAAAAGCTAATCTGATGCTTAGGAAAAAATCTTGAGGAGAGGgtttgagagaaagagacttTGAGTAGttattaattaatactatatGATAATGCAAGAGGGTTACTAATTATAGTTAGGActgttaaattaaattaattaaactaaGGGTGACAAATTAGAGCGATGGCTTGTCCTTGTGCCTTGTGGGTGCTTGACCAAGAGAGAGTCTCCTACTCACGGTCCCGTCAACGCACGTGCACCTCACGTGGTTGACAGATGGTGGCTTGACGTTATTTGCgaatttttcttataacttagcatcatttttcttataagataTTTCGTTTTATTAGGTTAATCTTAATTCtatcaaaaattcaattttaaatgGAGTTATTATTATGTATGACGGTATCGATATAATGATTCCGGGCATATTCATTGATAAACTTTACAGCCTAAAATGCCAATTTTATATTCTCATAAGAGAGAAGCAAATATCAAAATGATGATGGACTGTACAAATGTTAGTGAATACATTTACAGAGAATCGAAGCCTTCATTATTTTTTGGGTGATGAAATTAACATGGATATTAGTTTAGTTATCGTCAAGTGGGTCATTAAGATTCCATTTTGTATTAATATGGGAATCAAATTGTTATTTAACTTTGTACTTTATTATGGATACTTATAGTTTATTCTGATTTTAAAAGTCTATTTCATTGTTCATGTTTTCGACCACCCATATGATCCAAGAGAAAGGCAGACCATGACAAAACATCCATTTTACATTTATACGTTTAgttgattttataataaaaatacacatgcactttttattaaattaaaccaTGGTGAACGTCCATTGATTAGGATATAGaccttgtatttgtttttaaacagTTGATTTAGATTCCACATTTATGTTTAAGATGGGCAAAGATCCCATTTGTTCCATGATGAGGATCTTTATGTGACTTTGTTGCTGATTActatatgtctatatctaTACTATTGTTTCATCATTTCTAGGGTTATGTTGAGGAGTATGAACATATTACTTTAACGTTTTAAATTTTGCTAACGGATCACGTAAGTCTGTTGCGACAAGACATTACAAGCAAGACATGTAAGTATATTATTCTTACTTTTAGGTTGTAGAATTTCTACTTCATACAGAAATATTTAACTAGTTCTTTTGATTGTAGGATGGAGTTCTTCTTTTTGGGCGGAAACAAATAGATATCGTAACTCCACTGCAATATTTGATTTCAATCTTCACCGCATCTATCTCTCCGTCAACTCCTCGTCTTTCTCCTTCCATCGTTTTCATCAAAtctaaagaatcaaaaattgggtacttgatttcttttacttgGGCCATCgactaaacttttatttggGCTTTTATGCCTGTATTGGGCTATTTAGCCGATCAGGCCTTAAAAGCTTgtaacatatattttcttatccTTTTTCAATAGAATAacggttatatatatatataaaaaaaaaaagagtacagaGTTGGCCCATTTGAATCAATATGGACTatctattttgatttttcaggtCCATGTTCAAATATCTTTTACCCATGTGTTTTTTTACCTGTGAAATTtgctattattattatcaatttaaatgaaacagagaagacaacaaattatatctttttttgccGGCCAACAAATTTTTATCTAGAGACTAGAGAGGCGAGTTAGTTGCCGATCAATCTATTTATTTCTATCTTTctcaattttagaaaattcgGTTGGTCATGTAATACGATTTTCTGTCTCTTTTTGGCGAAAGCTGCAAAAGAAAGTGTGTCAAGAATAACATACTTACATGTCTTGCTTGTATACATGTAAGTATATTATTCTTACAAAAGACATGTAAGTATACAAGAATAAACATTCTCTagtatataaaagaataacCAAACTAACCGGattgaaaattttagataAACTTTGTCTCTTCCTTGTATAAATTGGTTTTAACctttcttagcaaaaaaataaattggttAACctaactatattttattattttcttgatttttagTTGTTTATGTAGAGTGTGTATATGCAACAACTAACTAATTAAGAGATATCATTGGTTATTTGATCGAATCACTTTCACTTCATGACAGCTAGGTGGTTCCAAGTACGAAATTCCAAATGTGGATGTGTGCTCAGCGATTTTCTTACGTATACAcagttattgattttttttgcgTTGTGTAAATATAGGTATTTAATGACTATAAATTTTTGTATGGTATATGcttgaaaaaaaatttaataaaggatttttaatatgttttcaagACCAAAAATTAGTGATGATGCGATGAGTGGAAATTGACTCGTTacattaattttggtttcgGTTTTAGTATTTCAGTGCAGTTTTGATTAGAAAAATGCTCTGGTCATGGCAACTAAAGGTTGTCTAACTTTCAACGGGGTTAACAACCCTACATGAATCAGACCGATcatgattttcttaaaacagtTTATGACTCAGTTaaaatcatacaaaatttcaaatttaccAACCACCAATATTAAACttcttaacaacaaaaaaaaacctattatGTATTCTCAAGTTCTATGCTTAAAAATCTtgctattttaaaaaataatagacGATAAAAATGTGAGAAATAGTTAGAATATACTGTATTAAAACCACAATAAAAGTGAAGTTAATAGCTCACATAAATTAAATGTCGttgatttactttttttcaGTCAAATTCCAAGATATATCTTAAAGTATTTACATAAAGTAAGAAATAtgcaatattttgttcttatagATACATAAGACTAAGAAAGCTACAACcactaatattattaaaatcgCTTGTAAATGAGATTTGGGAAGTATTTTACTTAGTCATAATTAATAAAGCTTCTATAACATTGCACTAGAAGTCTATAAAGATAATTAACTTTAGCCCTAGAAAGGAAGCCTCTAATCTCTTTTTCACGCCATTTTCGGGCATAGCCACCACCAAGGAGATATTGGTACTCTTGTAATTAATAAGAATTCTAACATCTTTACactatatacaaaaaaaatatgtcactgatttttgtttcagttgcctttatttatagttttggcTTGCAGCAGTTGATACGAAAATTATGATCACTACAATATGTGGTTAATATATAGTCATTGTGATATGAATAGTGCGATTGAAGTTGTTTTGCCAAAATTCTTATTActcaacaaataattaaaatagtaaaagacTCTAGATTATATGAAATGTAGAAGTTAGAACGTTCTaaagaattttatataaaaattataggTCCCTaagttaatttgttttttaaaatcaaaataaaaaaagaggtGTACGACAAATGCAAACGAATCTGGAAATAAATTATCTTCTAAGTTCACGTTTTCCTCAACTTTCTGACAACTGTAAGATGCTgtatctttttattaattggATAATAATAACCTAATTAAGCTCTGTTAATATGTCATTTTCCTAGTttaattttcatcaaattgttttttcgtATTAGTTGACGGGTAAGCTTTCAAGTAAAACGAGACTCGTAAGCAGCAAGgagttgtatttttttttttttcttggtttggcAACTTCTTTGCATATTTTGTCATAATAATCGAATATGAGTTAATATACTTTGCTGACACTTAGACCCTTTTCCTTATTTATCAACGACTTGGACATCAACTATGAAGTATGAactatatcaaaatattttgcacggaatatattaataattactaATTAGTCTCTTTTAGgtctaaatttaaatatgaatTACGTTGATAGTTGAAACAGTAAggattatttttgaaaaatctattACAAACtgcttaaaaatatttaataaaatctctTCGTTCTTTTGAGACAAAAAATGGAATGAAAATccattaaattcaaaacaattcATAGAATAGTCAACTCCATGTGATAACCttgtgaatttgtttttacagTTACAGTTGTGAACCTTTAGTTCTTATTAATTTACAGCTATATTTGTTTGTGATAAATTTACACCAGTATATTTGAATCATCATCTTGTAAgtatataaacatattaaagATATACACTTAGAATTCGTATCATAATAGTATATAGTGATGCAGAACATATATGCGGTTGTCTCTTTTAGTGGACAACTCATTCGTTGTTGTGATTAATGGATGAATTATTCGTGGTAAATTTTGACAATTTAACCACATCAATTGGTTAATCTCCACAAATTGTCGGTTAACTGatcttaatatatttaattgcAAAGAATATCATCGAGTCGATACCTATAAGAGCATCTTACTAGGAGCAAATTCCAAGATAGAGCAGCTTAGTTTATAATAAAGTAGTGCCACCTTAGCTTCTATATCATTCATTCAATAGTCTATTTAgaatagtaacaaaaaaatgaagtttttgttaaatatttcgaaagaaaacatataacaaaataaataaaactaaaacaaatagaGACCAAAAGATGAGACATATGAGGAAGGCTAAGTTAGTTGTTGGAGGCTGCTGTCCGGATTACGCCGCCGTGGGGTCCTTTAGCCAACTGTTAAAATTACCAATGAGCGACTTTTATGctcgtatttttttttattttttttggtttgtgttacTTATGCAGTTATGctagtttcttaaaaataaaataaaaaaatgaaaattttctaatattgtTTTCACTATAAAACTTCTCTGATAATTTGTAGGATTTAGGATTAAACtgatttttggaattaaaaacctagtaaaaactgaaaatgattttttttgtatttttgtttttttataattgatgGCTGCTGATTGCAATGGGGATGTTGGCAACAAAGTCAAGTAAACTATGGAAGTAACCGGTTGAGCCGGTGGCATCACGAATGACTTGACCGAAACGTGGCCATGTGTTGCTATAGTTAAGCAATGTGGAAGTTACTATCAAAGTATGTTTGAGCACAATAATTCcaacattttgttgtttatcgGTTGTCGAGTCATATTTGTTGCTACTTTCATTCATAAAATACCATTTAATTTGCTAATTGTATTATAAAAGTGTTGTCAATGAAACTCTGGAGGTGTataatttctgatttttttggtctttcttttctatttttcttagtagaaaatataatataaaacgTATTTTTGTGTGGTTCATTAGAAGCATAATATCTGAGTTTGTACGattttctttaagtttttaGACCAATTTACATTTTAGTGGCACATATCTCCAGTCTCAGTGCTatcttttaatgttttttttcaccttccaaataaaaactttactctaaacaaaatatagtcAACTACTGTTAGATGAATTCTCTTCCATGTGAGTGGTAGCGTATAGTAGAAATATGTTTGAAATTATATGGTTATACTATTTTGTCGTTTCATCgcatttttatatacaaaaataaaaatactatatatacaaaattacaaatttaacCCAAATTAAATATACTACTGTATATATCACTTAACAAATCTCAATAACTATACTGTGGTAGccaatattattatatacatatagataCATAATATCTTTGTATAAAATGTG
It encodes the following:
- the ARA4 gene encoding P-loop containing nucleoside triphosphate hydrolases superfamily protein (ARA4; FUNCTIONS IN: GTP binding, GTPase activity; INVOLVED IN: response to heat, inter-Golgi cisterna vesicle-mediated transport; LOCATED IN: trans-Golgi network, Golgi stack, plasma membrane, Golgi-associated vesicle; EXPRESSED IN: 23 plant structures; EXPRESSED DURING: 13 growth stages; CONTAINS InterPro DOMAIN/s: Ran GTPase (InterPro:IPR002041), Ras (InterPro:IPR013753), Rab11-related (InterPro:IPR015595), Ras small GTPase, Ras type (InterPro:IPR003577), Small GTPase, Rho type (InterPro:IPR003578), Ras GTPase (InterPro:IPR001806), Small GTP-binding protein (InterPro:IPR005225), Ras small GTPase, Rab type (InterPro:IPR003579), Small GTPase (InterPro:IPR020851); BEST Arabidopsis thaliana protein match is: RAB GTPase homolog A5D (TAIR:AT2G31680.1); Has 26465 Blast hits to 26427 proteins in 733 species: Archae - 21; Bacteria - 130; Metazoa - 13921; Fungi - 3601; Plants - 3013; Viruses - 20; Other Eukaryotes - 5759 (source: NCBI BLink).); amino-acid sequence: MSDDDERGEEYLFKIVIIGDSAVGKSNLLTRYARNEFNPNSKATIGVEFQTQSMLIDGKEVKAQIWDTAGQERFRAVTSAYYRGAVGALVVYDITRSSTFENVGRWLDELNTHSDTTVAKMLIGNKCDLESIRAVSVEEGKSLAESEGLFFMETSALDSTNVKTAFEMVIREIYSNISRKQLNSDSYKEELTVNRVSLVKNENEGTKTFSCCSR
- a CDS encoding basic helix-loop-helix (bHLH) DNA-binding superfamily protein (basic helix-loop-helix (bHLH) DNA-binding superfamily protein; FUNCTIONS IN: DNA binding, sequence-specific DNA binding transcription factor activity; INVOLVED IN: regulation of transcription; LOCATED IN: nucleus; EXPRESSED IN: root; CONTAINS InterPro DOMAIN/s: Helix-loop-helix DNA-binding domain (InterPro:IPR001092), Helix-loop-helix DNA-binding (InterPro:IPR011598); BEST Arabidopsis thaliana protein match is: basic helix-loop-helix (bHLH) DNA-binding superfamily protein (TAIR:AT1G05805.1).), encoding MYPPNSSKSTAHDGGGDADTNQYDSAAGATRDFSSLGPQTHHHPPPQRQQQHQQNPNLVGHYLPGEPSSIGFDSNASSSSSLFRHRSSPAGFYDQHLPTDPNGFSLGRPNGGYGGGGEQGPSRLKSELRFSSGSSSHQEHNSLPRISEVEAAAAARNGVASSSMSFGNNRTNNWDNSSSHISFTIDQPGKRSKNSDFFTLETQYSMPQTTLEMATMENLMNIPEDSVPCRARAKRGFATHPRSIAERERRTRISGKLKKLQELVPNMDKQTSYADMLDLAVEHIKGLQHQVESLEKGMERCTCGACKKR
- a CDS encoding basic helix-loop-helix (bHLH) DNA-binding superfamily protein (basic helix-loop-helix (bHLH) DNA-binding superfamily protein; FUNCTIONS IN: DNA binding, sequence-specific DNA binding transcription factor activity; INVOLVED IN: regulation of transcription; LOCATED IN: nucleus; EXPRESSED IN: root; CONTAINS InterPro DOMAIN/s: Helix-loop-helix DNA-binding domain (InterPro:IPR001092), Helix-loop-helix DNA-binding (InterPro:IPR011598); BEST Arabidopsis thaliana protein match is: basic helix-loop-helix (bHLH) DNA-binding superfamily protein (TAIR:AT1G05805.1); Has 1572 Blast hits to 1554 proteins in 68 species: Archae - 0; Bacteria - 2; Metazoa - 49; Fungi - 2; Plants - 1505; Viruses - 0; Other Eukaryotes - 14 (source: NCBI BLink).) is translated as MEEGTGFSLGRPNGGYGGGGEQGPSRLKSELRFSSGSSSHQEHNSLPRISEVEAAAAARNGVASSSMSFGNNRTNNWDNSSSHISFTIDQPGKRSKNSDFFTLETQYSMPQTTLEMATMENLMNIPEDSVPCRARAKRGFATHPRSIAERERRTRISGKLKKLQELVPNMDKQTSYADMLDLAVEHIKGLQHQVESLEKGMERCTCGACKKR